Within the [Enterobacter] lignolyticus SCF1 genome, the region AGTCGCGACAGGTATTATGCGCGAGTGGATTCTGCGCCCGCCAGCGGCTCGTCCTGCCTGGCGGTATGCTGCATCCAGTAGCCCCAGCCTGCCAGCAGTACGGTCGCCAGCATGACGCTGGTGGTGGTAAGCAGCGGGGTTGCGATCAGCGCTGATACCACCAGGCTTGCCACGAAGCATAACCCCAGCTGCAGCGTGTTCTGCAGCGCGGCGGCGCGGCCGGTCGCCTGCGGGAAGGGGCGCAGGGCCTGAGCGACGACGATAGGGTAGATAGCGCCGTTGGCAACCGCCATCAGGCAGAACGGGATAAGGATCGCCGTCAGCGAATGTCCGTTGGTCAGACCGACGGCAAAGGTCGCCGCGACGCTGACCGCGAAGGCGCCAAGCAGCCACGGCAGCAGCTGCTGTCCCTGCCATTTTTGCAGCGCGGCCCGGCAGCCGTAACCGCCGATAAGGAAAGCGATCGTCTGCGGCACATAGCTCAGGCCGATGACCGTTGGGCCATAGCCCATCGCGTTGAGGATAAACGGCGAGCCGGTAAGCCAGGCGAAGAAGCTGGCGGAGCAGGCGGCGTATATCAGCACATTACCGCGATAGTCGCGGGAGCGCAGCAGCGTCATAAAGGTGAGGCGATTTTCCGTTTTTTCCTGTTTTTTTACCGGCGGCTTCAGGCGCAGCGCGGGGATCATCAGCACCAGGGTGATGACGAACAGCGTGGCGAAAATAGCCTGCCAGTCAAAATGGTGCAGCAGCCAGCTGCCGAGCAGCGGCGCCAGCGCCGGTGACAGCCCCACCAGCGGCATAATGGTGGCGAAAATGCGGTTGGTGCGGTGCGCCGGATAGTAGTCCGTCACCATCGCCTGCCAGGTGACCGCTGCGGCGCAGACGCCGACGGCCTGAATAAAGCGCAGGGCCAGCAGGGCGGTCGCGTTGTGTACCCACAGCATACCCAGCGTCCCCAGGGCGAAAATCCCTAAGCCCGCCAGCAGAATCGGCTTACGGCCATAGCGGTCGGACAGCGGCCCCCAGAGCAGTTGTGCAAAGGCAAAGCCCGCCAGGAACAGGCTCAGGCTTGCGCTCACGGCGGCGGCCGACGTGTTCAGGTCCGCCTGGATGGCGGCAAACGCCGGGAGATACATGTCAGTGGCTAAAAAACCCAGCACGCTTAAGCCTGCCAGCCAGCATAAAAATCCTTTACCAGGTTGCATCGTCATTTCTCATTCTCGTTGCAGGTGTTCAGTTCAGTGCCGCAGAGTGTAGGGAGTGCATCCTGGCTTGTGAAACGTTAATATTTGTCGAATGGGTTCAAAAATTTTGCAGGCAGATTATGTGGTCAGAATATTCGCTTGAAGTGGTTGACGCGGTTGCTCGTAACGGCAGCTTTAGCGCTGCCGCCCAGGAGCTGCACCGGGTACCCTCGGCGGTGAGCTACACGGTGCGGCAGCTGGAGGAGTGGCTGGCGGTGCCGCTGTTTGAACGTCGTCACCGTGACGTCGAACTGACGCCCGCCGGGGCGTGGTTTTTAAAAGAAGGGCGCTCTGTTATCAAAAAAATGCAGATCACCCGCCAGCAGTGTCAGCAGATTGCCAACGGCTGGCGCGGCCAGCTGGCTATCGCCGTCGATAATATTGTTCGCCCGGAGCGCACCCGGCAGATGATTGTCGACTTCTACCGCCATTTTAACGACGTCGAGCTGCTCGTTTCCCAGGAGGTCTTTAACGGCGTCTGGGACGCGCTGTCGGATGGGCGCGTGGAGCTGGCTATCGGCGCGACAAAAGCCATCCCCGTCGGCGGACGCTATGCGTTTCGCGATA harbors:
- the punC gene encoding purine nucleoside transporter PunC; the protein is MQPGKGFLCWLAGLSVLGFLATDMYLPAFAAIQADLNTSAAAVSASLSLFLAGFAFAQLLWGPLSDRYGRKPILLAGLGIFALGTLGMLWVHNATALLALRFIQAVGVCAAAVTWQAMVTDYYPAHRTNRIFATIMPLVGLSPALAPLLGSWLLHHFDWQAIFATLFVITLVLMIPALRLKPPVKKQEKTENRLTFMTLLRSRDYRGNVLIYAACSASFFAWLTGSPFILNAMGYGPTVIGLSYVPQTIAFLIGGYGCRAALQKWQGQQLLPWLLGAFAVSVAATFAVGLTNGHSLTAILIPFCLMAVANGAIYPIVVAQALRPFPQATGRAAALQNTLQLGLCFVASLVVSALIATPLLTTTSVMLATVLLAGWGYWMQHTARQDEPLAGAESTRA
- the punR gene encoding DNA-binding transcriptional activator PunR; the protein is MWSEYSLEVVDAVARNGSFSAAAQELHRVPSAVSYTVRQLEEWLAVPLFERRHRDVELTPAGAWFLKEGRSVIKKMQITRQQCQQIANGWRGQLAIAVDNIVRPERTRQMIVDFYRHFNDVELLVSQEVFNGVWDALSDGRVELAIGATKAIPVGGRYAFRDMGMLSWDCVVASHHPLAGMPGPLSDDVLRNWPSLVREDTSRSLPKRITWLLDNQKRVVVPDWESSATCISAGLCVGMVPSHFARPWLASGEWVALALENPFPDAACCLTWQQNDMSPALTWLLDYLGDSETLNREWLREPE